Below is a genomic region from Heptranchias perlo isolate sHepPer1 chromosome 26, sHepPer1.hap1, whole genome shotgun sequence.
CCCTATCACCCAATGCAACTCTTACTTAAAAATGTTAAGGATTACATTCTGAGAGACTACTCCAGATTTACAATTATGAAAAAGTAACCTAAATTATTTCACTTTACAGAGACATTAGATTAAGGCCTTAATTTCAGGAACTATTTCTTTGAGCTCCACCTACTTTACATTGCAGCAGTCCCACAAACTAAATCAATTGTGCCGAGACCATAATCATAATATATGGGAGTCTTGGATTTGCAGCCTAATTTCCAAAAGTAAAAGTGACGTCACCTTAATTGGCGTAACAGTTATTTTAACAAAGAACATATTATTGCCTTTTTTGATTGTATTTCTAAGTGTATCCCAGGTAAAGGAAACAAAAGCAATCTTTCCGTATTCAAGTATGTGTTTCTCAAGAAGCCAAATGTTAATTTGGTCTGGTCTTAGAGCTTTTATGGAACTAATTTTCATCCCATGATGCTGAACATGGCAACTCTACCTCACCCTGGCACCCAGCTCTGATTCGTGGCCTGTGGAGCAGTGGGGAGGGTAGCCATGTTAATGCCAACATTTTGAGTTGGCATAGCACAGTCAAAATTGAAATCAAGCTCATCACTGTCCATAAATTCATTAAGAATGATAGATtccacatcacactccaaactgccGTGAAACATGTCTAGGTCAAGGTCGGTGGGGAACTTATCTTGACTCATGGCAGAAATGTTAATTCCTCCTGGACAAGAGCTCAACCTTGAGTCCGATGCTTCCATTGGCATCCCATGACTGGCAAGTGAGTGAAGCTGGTTTTGGAGATGGTGTGCAACAGAGTTAATGTTACCAGCAtcagagtgcatgtgcataaggCCGATGGGATTGGATAAGGCACCGTTACTGACAGCAGAACTCTGCTGTACTGGTGATGGATGATGAAATGGATTGCCATTCATTAATCTAGGTGACTGGGCATTGAATGGTGATAATGCCGGATCACTGCACATCACCATTTGTCTCTGGTTTTGTGATGTCACGACTGTATTGGCCTGTGACATCAGAGGATCTGACTgggtcatcatgacttctttgtgTCGTAGTGACTCCGGTATCAAAAGGTCTTGCAACATACGATTTCCGTAGTGGTTGATAGTTGAAAAAGTGACTTGTTTGTTTTCCTGAATAGTCTGCATGGGTGAGTGGCGTAACATAGTCATGGCTGGTTGGCTGTACATGGTGGCACTGTATGTACTAGTTTGACTTCCAAGAGTCGAGCACTTAGATCCAAATGAGAAGCTGGAACTTCTCTGCCTGAGGCATCCTGAAGGAATCTGCTGCGATGGGCTCATGTTGTAATTGTCCTGCAAGTCCTCAAGGAGATTCTCTGTTAATCCCTCATTCAAATTAATTGTACCGGCCATATCGGCCAACCTTGGAAGTTCCACAGAGCACCTTGTACTTACAGATGGTGATAAGGTATTGGAGGGACTGGGGTAGAGTAATGGAGAAGATGGAGTCCTGTCATCATCTTCAAGTTCATCTAATTCAGAATTGGCCATTATGGGAGATAATCGACCACTCAAAGTACTTGCTCCTGAGTTTGCACGAGATCTGAAGTCAGTCCACACATCAAATTCATCACTGGCATGAGAGCTGGGGCTACCCGACCACTTTGTATGTTGCGATGAAGGGCTGCCTTCATTTCCTTCTTGTGTTGTCTGTAGGGTGGCTTTCTTCTTGTTTGCCCCTCTCTTGCTCTTTAGGTACTTACTGTTGTTGTCCATGGAAACCGCACGTCTCCTAGGAGATTTTCCAGTTTTCCCTCTATCAGGATTTAGCATCCACCACGAGCTCTTGCCTGTGCCTTCATTCTGTACTCGTATAAACCTGCTATGCAGGGAGAGGTTGTGTCGGATTGAGTTCTGTGAAGATAAAAGGATAAACTGAGAATGAAACCAAAAGTGAACAATAAATACACGGCATAATGACTGCCATTGTTCTCTAAAGATGCAATACATGGTGCAAATATGCAGGGTTAGTGTAGCCTGTTTTACCCATGAGCAATGTGCAGATTTAGGACAAATAGACAGTTGAGTCAAATTGTTGTTAATATGAATAGTTGGTTTAGTTGTGTTCCACATTACTGTTGTACTGTTATTCCCTTTTGTGTGACAtaatatacatatacatacacatacatgtaCATTTTATATGGTGCCTGTGAAACTATACCTCAGCGAGAAATTAATATCTTgatgagaggaggggagaaataaaaagaaatgttGTGTATTTCAACTCCATCTACAAATATGTTTTCAAAACATAGAATTGGTTCCTATCCTGATAGGAAACTGACAAGTCTTTGACTAGAGGAGGAACTATTGGCCAAATATGGGAGTTCTAAATCCTGGAGTGTActtgattattttttttctggcacTTTTCCAAAATTGCTCTCAACAGTTTTAGCAAGTTTGCCTCTTGGGAGATtactgtgatgatgatgatgatgacgtgATGGTGACTTTCCCTGCAACAGCCTGATGACACTACA
It encodes:
- the LOC137342652 gene encoding forkhead box protein O3-like — its product is MEEAVAPHVDIDPDFEPQSRPRSCTWPLPRPEFPGAEGKGEESGTNNEPAAATENCGGVKADVKALSAIQSPLGVSENSQHRKKSSRRNAWGNLSYADLITKAIESSPEKRLTLSQIYDWMVRHVPYFKDKGDSNSSAGWKNSIRHNLSLHSRFIRVQNEGTGKSSWWMLNPDRGKTGKSPRRRAVSMDNNSKYLKSKRGANKKKATLQTTQEGNEGSPSSQHTKWSGSPSSHASDEFDVWTDFRSRANSGASTLSGRLSPIMANSELDELEDDDRTPSSPLLYPSPSNTLSPSVSTRCSVELPRLADMAGTINLNEGLTENLLEDLQDNYNMSPSQQIPSGCLRQRSSSFSFGSKCSTLGSQTSTYSATMYSQPAMTMLRHSPMQTIQENKQVTFSTINHYGNRMLQDLLIPESLRHKEVMMTQSDPLMSQANTVVTSQNQRQMVMCSDPALSPFNAQSPRLMNGNPFHHPSPVQQSSAVSNGALSNPIGLMHMHSDAGNINSVAHHLQNQLHSLASHGMPMEASDSRLSSCPGGINISAMSQDKFPTDLDLDMFHGSLECDVESIILNEFMDSDELDFNFDCAMPTQNVGINMATLPTAPQATNQSWVPG